In Arachis hypogaea cultivar Tifrunner chromosome 17, arahy.Tifrunner.gnm2.J5K5, whole genome shotgun sequence, a single window of DNA contains:
- the LOC140173124 gene encoding uncharacterized protein — translation MYYQSLATEADRTNIWSLIGWWLLSASCFDHQLVSFLHRRLVLNSNDESSNNAMENIDANQNEKNVRTTAHKYKLSFYTKTEVEVLPIETFAFNPFKFRPFAELEANALMDGNLLFGLDLNGITVTCRLHRRGCWKGRGYGDDYMHGKHKIKCTLFGELVDQVLPHLERDDGEPFIMVVQLFKSNVYLSSVNVQSTYYVSKCYFNPNLPKVIDFKKRYRLQVIVTDGSGCMKLLLWNKEAEQMVQKVAEKIKELSISLIDGSLKYFASVLYVFWNDNKIIMCM, via the exons ATGTATTATCAGTCCTTGGCAACAGAAGCAGATAGAACTAATATCTGGTCCCTTATTGGTTGGTGGTTGTTGTCGGCTTCTTGCTTCGACCATCAGTTGGTTAGCTTCCTTCACCGTCGGTTGGTCTTGAACAG TAATGATGAATCGAGTAACAATGCTATGGAAAATATAGATGCAaatcaaaatgagaaaaat GTAAGGACAACTGCTCATAAGTACAAGCTTAGCTTCTATACAAAGacagaggtggaagtccttccaATCGAGACTTTCGCTTTTAACCCATTCAAATTTCGCCCCTTTGCTGAGCTTGAGGCAAATGCTCTAATGGATGGGAATTTGTTGTTTG GTTTAGATTTAAATGGCATTACTGTGACATGCAGATTACATAGGAGAGGTTGTTGGAAAGGAAGAGGCTATGGGGATGATTACATGCACGG GAAGCACAAGATTAAATGTACATTGTTTGGAGAATTGGTGGACCAAGTGCTTCCACACCTCGAGCGAGATGATGGGGAGCCTTTCATAATGGTTGTTCAGCTCTTTAAGTCAAATGTATACTTAAGTTCTGTGAATGTTCAAAGCACTTACTATGTCTCCAAATGTTACTTCAATCCAAACCTTCCCAAAGTTATTGACTTCAAAAAAAG GTATAGGCTGCAAGTAATCGTGACTGATGGAAGTGGTTGTATGAAGCTCCTTCTATGGAACAAAGAAGCAGAGCAAATGGTGCAAAAGGTTGCGGAGAAAATTAAGGAGTTATCTATAAGTCTAATTGATGGGAGTTTAAAATACTTTGCTTCTGTATTGTATGTTTTCTGGAATGATAACAAAATTATTATGTGCATGTAA
- the LOC112762978 gene encoding uncharacterized protein produces MSIFGFANSSFNASCSQHVPNTSTTETGDNSNGHEAISLSNDSAVESNCDSSYETTAKRSSPDIGDGSTAEAVVSVDVQASTNKTFKRNCGKKVGLKTFDVSYSVGVFKKL; encoded by the exons ATGTCCATTTTTGGTTTTGCCAATTCTTCTTTCAATGCTTCT TGCTCTCAACATGTACCTAATACCTCTACAACTGAAACAGGTGATAATAGCAATGGACATGAGGCAATTTCTCTGTCCAAC GATTCAGCAGTTGAGAGCAACTGTGATAGCTCCTATGAGACTACAGCCAAGAGGTCCTCTCCTGATATAGGTGATGGCTCAACAGCAGAAGCAGTTGTGTCTGTAGATGTGCAAGCATCAACTAACAAGACTTTTAAGAGGAATTGTGGAAAAAAGGTTGGATTGAAAACTTTTGATGTTAGTTATAGTGTTGGTGTGTTTAAAAAGCTGTGA